A window of Exiguobacterium sp. FSL W8-0210 genomic DNA:
CCAATCGTCACCTTGAATGTTGTACTCAAAGGTGTTTTCTGATCATTTTTCAAGACTTCCAACACATCTTTATTTTCTTTTAGCACAGTGACTTTAATGCGAGCCACACCAGGACGTAACGGTTGCAACGCTTGGCCCGTCGGATCGATTTTGACGTACTCTTTCCCTTGCGTCACTTCCATCCGGTAAAATCGTTCAGTCGTCGTTTCCGGGAACCATCCTAAGAGTGGTCGTTTGTTTTCATCCTTCATCGTCATGATTAAATCATCAGCTGTTACGCTGGTCGGGTTCTCACGGACTCGAACGAGTGTCTTCGCTACCGTATCTGGGAAATCCGTCAACGTGAGTAATGCTTCGACAGCTCCATTTGGAGTACCGGTCTTACCTTTGATCGTATAACCGTTCGCTGTCGGTATTAGTTCAATCGCACTACTCAACGTGGACGTCGTAAATGGTAACGGGTAGTTCGGCTTGAATGTTGCCGTCACATCCTGTTTTGATCCGACCCAAAGTTCGAGATTACTTGGAGCGACCGATAGTTCCGGTAGCTTCACTTGAATCGTATACGTCGTAGATTGAGCAAGATATGTTGAACTTCCTGCTTCTGCCGGAACGACAGCTTTAACTGTGATCGTTCCCGGTGTTTTTCCGGTCAAATCTAATGTGTTTTTCGATAAACCATTCGTTTTGACATGCGAATCATTCGTAATGATCCATTGAATCGGTGTCTCGTTTCCTGAAATCATTGAAGCGAGTCCCGTCATGGATTTCGTTTCACCGACGTACAGTGTATCCGGTACGTTTCTTACAATCAGTCCACCAAATACATCATTGATGACAAGATTAGATGTCGTCGTGAGTTCTTTTCCATTACCTACAGGAACGACTAATTTGATTTGTGTCGTACCGACTTTTTTCGGTTTAATGACTCCTGCTTCATCGATTGAGGCAATCGTCGGATCGACGATTGACCATTTCAACGTTCCGTATTGGCTACCTGTCGGATTAATTTCTGGCAAGACTTTATAAGATGGTGTCGTGATATCCATCTTGACGGATGGAATCTTCGCACTTGTCGCAAATGCCGGTGTCAATGCGTAGCCCAGTGTCGGAAATGCTTGTGGATCATTATTTACTGTCGTTAGTTTATCTGAACGATTTGTTTCATTTTTATAGACATTTTTAGTTGATGTTAGCACATTATCTTTTTTATCGAGCGTGTAAATGCCCGCAGATTCTTTAGCTTTTACTTTTACTTTAAATGTTATTTCTGATTGTTTAGCTACCCACTGCCCTTGGTAAATGCCGTCAAGTGCTTCATCGTATTCAATATTTGGTGCGTAGCCTTTTATAGACTGTCCAGAAATAATAGCATCCTTTAACCCACTAGTTGAAACTACTTCTAAATTACTCGGTAATTTTTCATTGAACAGTATATTTTCCATCGTCACAGAAAATTTCCCTTTGATATAGCCATTCTCCCCAATAGCTTCTTGTTGCTTCATCGGTGTTGTTTTAATGGTATATGAAATTTCAGCCGTCTCACCATTAAGAATAGTAGCCGGATCAATAGAACGAGATAATACGAAAGGAGCAGAAACAGCAGGTCGAACAACTTGAACGGTCCGTGTCTCGATTGCCTTAGCTCCCCGCTGATCCTCTGCTTCGATTCGAATCGTAACATTTGTTTTACCTTTTAATTTTGATTCGAAGGATTGACTGACGAACGAGTTATTCTTCAACTTATTGTTTTCAAAGACTTTCTCATTATCAAGATAGATCCGTGTCTTTAGCTCACGATCTTGCAGATCGTAATCATTGATTTGATACGAGATCGTCAACGGTTCATTCTCGAGGTAACTTGATTTATCCGTTGGTAAGATGTTCTTGATGAGCGGCTTATGGTTTGCACCGATGAATGCGCGATACATCGTGTTCGAGAACAATTCTTTTTCTTGTTGTTGATTAAAGCTCGAAGTATGTCCTGCTCCGGAATACGTAACATTTCCTTTGGTATACATATAATAGTGGTTGCGCGCATCACCAATTGTTCTTCCGGCAGCCTGATTCGAACTACTGAGGTTGTTTTCACGGATGTTATACCATGGAATCAAGTCCGGTTGTTCAAGATCTAGACCAAAGTATTGATTGTGTGTCGTTGCGATAGCAACCGTATCAGCTAAGGCAAATGGATAGGAAGTCATGACCCCGGCATTTTGTTTGACTGCTTGACCAGATTTGCGAGGTGCTGAATATCCCATATTCGTAAAGTTCTTTTGACCAGCGAGATCGGCAAATTTCGTTTCCCAGAACAGCTCTGGTTTACTAGATTGAGCTGGTCTGAAGATCGTGTCGTGCGTCAACATCAATCCTTGACCCGTATTCGTAAAGTCAAGGATGGCATTCGATGCAGGATCACTGAGTGCAGCAGCACCATAAGAATCTTGAAAACCAAAAATCAGCATGTCGTATGCTGTATTGAGATTTTTCGTCGTGTATGTTTTGTTAAACGTGTCCGCAGAAATGACTTCTACATTGAAATCATATAACCCATCTTGTTTTAGTAAAGTTCCTGAGTTCATAAAACCGTTGATTGAACCGTTCGTTCCGGAACGCGTGACTTGTAGAATCTTCGCTTCTGCCACTTGGTCTTTCATCAAGAAGCTTCCTGTCTTATAATCTGTGAGTCCGTCTTCACTTACGATTTTAATCATCCAGTTCCGTGGTCCTGTATAACTCGGTGCATCAAATTGATAGGACAAGGAGCCAGAAACCGTCGCTGGTTTTTCATCGACCTTTTCAGATTCCTCAAACTGGTCATTACTATTGAAATCAATATACAAATGGACACGTGTATTAGCCGTAGTTTGATCAAGCGTAAAATTAAAATCAATTGGTTTATCTGGTGAAGCCGGTGCTGCTTTATCCACCGATGTTAACGATTGACCAGCCTGCGAAACCGCTACTTTGCTTAAACGAGGTCGTTCAATTTTTTCGGATTGTAATCGGGAGACGACCTGTTTTGAATCCGTATAGGCAATCGCAGCACCAGACGTCATGCTTGGCTTAAAAATCGAAGTGAAATTACTCGTTGCATGTGTTAACACATCAGCGTGTAAAAAGACGGGTAATCCTTTTTGAATATAGTTCGTCAAAATCTCATTCGCTTTTAACTGCGTAATATCATTCTCAATTTTACTCGTATTATGTTTTTTGGATGTATCAGATACTGTAATCGAATAACGGTCTGTTCCAGTAAAAATAGATGGATCAAAAACGATTGCATCAAATGCGCCATCAAGTGGAAAACGAGACGCATTTAGTTCTTTGACCGTCATCATCTTGATTTCGTATTGACTGGTATTCAACTCTTTTAACAGTGACAACGAAGTGATTGTCGTTCCCGGATCAATCCGGTTCGTCGTCGACCAGTCATCACGAATCTCTAAAATCTTGAACTTTTCCCCTGTTGCCGCTTTTGAATGCGGTTCATGTATATACGTAAAGCTTGAAAAAATCAGTAAGCTTGCTACTAACAAACGGACCCACTGTCTCATCGCTCATCGTCTCCTCATCATTTCGTTGAAATCCGGGACTATACTTCCCCAATTTCATTATAACGAGCGAAATCGCATTTTCCCTATTTTGTAAAAGAGTTTGTGTACATTTGACGCACTTCACTGATGAAATAAAGTGATCCCGTCACGACATATGTTCGATCTGCGCTTAAGTGACCAAAGAATGCTTCGACCGTCGTTACGTTAGCGCCTTCCTTTTGCAACTCATCCATCGTCCGCGCTCGCGGGAAATCAAATGTCGTTTCGTAAATATCCGGTGTAATGCTACGTAACTGCGTTAGCATCGCTGTCCGGTCTTTGTCACGCAAAATCGAACAAAGTAACGTTACCGGTTTTGATTCCTCTTTTAACCGTTCCACAAGTGCCGTGATGCCTTCCGGGTTATGGGCACCATCGAGAATGATTCGTGGTTTGCGTGAGATAATCTCAAACCGTCCCGGATGTTTTGCTTCCCGTAGTCCTTTTCGGATTGCCGCTTTCGACCACCCGAGTCGCCGCGCACAGATGACAGCATTCGCCGCATTATGGACTTGATGGTGACCTTCTAGACCAAGACGTGTCTCCGGAATCCCATCATATGTCGCCCAGGTACCTGTCTCTTTCAGACGGTAACGGATGATCGCTTCCTGACTCCATTTCAACGTCGCATTTCGGTCCCCGCAATACGCCATTAACGGTACCGTCAGCTCTTCCTGCAGTTTTCCGGCGATGACCGGTGTCCCTTGTTTGATGATCCCGAACTTCTGTAAAGCAATCTCTTGGAGCGTATCTCCGAGAATCGCTTGATGATCGTGCCCGATCGACGTGATGATCGCCGCGACCGGCTTCTTGAAGACGTTCGTCGAATCATACAAACCACCGAGTCCAACTTCATAAATGACGAAATCGGGACGAATCTGATTAAAATAATAGAAAGCAAGTCCCGTTAATGCCTCGAACTCAGTGACCGTACCGAGTGCCGGATCGATATGCTGGATGGCAGCTTGAACGGCGATCGCAGCAGCGACGAGATCATCTTCTGCGATCGGTACCCCATTCAACATGATCCGTTCCTCGAACTGAATGATATACGGCGACGTGAACGTCCCGATGCGTAATCCTTCCGCAATTCCCATCTCACGTAAGAACGCAACCGTCGATCCTTTCCCGTTCGTGCCAGCGACATGAATCGTCGGAATCGCGTCCGGGTCAATCTGTAATTCCAGTAACATCGCCTGCATCCGTTCAAGACCTGGTTTGACGCCGAATGCTAGTAAGCTCGATAACCAATCCAATACATCTTCTCGCGTCCTCATGCTGTTCGCTCCTTTAAAAAAAGTGGCTCAAGGAGACTTGAGCCACTGCTGTAATTAGTGTGAGAGTTCGTTGATGCGTGCTTCGACAGCTTGACGTTTTTCCGTATAATCAAGTGCCTTTGCTTTTTCTTCATCAATGACATGTGCTGGTGCTTTGCCGACGAAGCCAGGGTTGTTGAGTTTTTTCTCGACCCGTTCGACTTCTTTCGTATACTTAACGAGTTCTTTATTCAAGCGCGCGATTTCTTCCTCGATGTTGATCAAGTCTGCGAGCGGGATGAACAATTCTGCTCCCGTTACGATCGCACTCATCGCTTTTTCTGGCGCTGGCATTTGCTCTTCAATCCGGAGTTCAGACGCGTTCGTGAACTTTTGCAAGTACGAGCTGTTTGACGACAAGTCGTCTTGAACACGTGTGTCATTCGTCGAGATGAACAGTTGGATCTGTTTCGACATCGGTGCGTTCACTTCCGCGCGGATGTTACGAACCGAACGGATGACGTTCTGAACCGCTTCAAATGCTGGAACAGCTTCCGGGAAGTCGAGTGACGCCTCGCGTGTCGGCCATGCGGCACGTGTGATCGTCTCACCTTCATGCGGTAAGTGTTGCCAGATTTCTTCCGTGATGAACGGCATGAACGGATGCATCAAGCGCATGATCCGGTCGAGCGTATAGGCAAGAACCGAACGCGTCGTCTGCTTCGCTGCTTCATCTTCCCCGTTGAGCGGTAACTTCGCCATCTCGATGTACCAGTTACAGAAGTCTTCCCAGATGAAGTGATAGAGAATACGTCCCGCTTCACCAAACTCATATTTGTCCGACAGACGCGTCACATCGTCAATCGTCGTCTGTAAGCGTGTCAGAATCCATTTATCTGCGAGTGACTTCTCGCCTGTCAAATCGATCTGATCAAACGTTAGACCATCCATGTTCATCAAGGCAAAACGGCTTGCGTTCCACAGTTTGTTCGAGAAGTTCCATGTTGCTTCGATCTTTTCCCAGTAGAAGCGGAGATCGTTCCCTGGTGTCGATCCAGTCGTTAAGAACCAACGCAGTGAATCAGCACCGTATTTCTCGATGACATCCATCGGGTCGATCCCGTTTCCGAGGGATTTCGACATCTTGCGTCCTTCCGAATCACGAATCAATCCATGGATCAAGACGTCTTGGAATGGACGTTGTCCCGTGAATTCATACGATTGGAAGATCATCCGTGAGACCCAGAAAGCGATGATGTCATAACCCGTAACGAGTGTCGATGTCGGGAAGTATTTTTGATAATCAGCAGCGTCCGTGTTCGGCCACCCCATCGTTGAGAACGGCCAAAGGGCTGAAGAGAACCATGTATCGAGAACATCGTTGTCTTGCTCCCAGTTCTCGAGGTCTGCTGGTGCTTCCTTGCCAACGTATACTTCGCCTGTTTCTTTATGGTACCAAGCCGGAATGCGATGTCCCCACCACAGTTGACGGCTGACACACCAGTCACGGATATTTTCCATCCAGCGTACGTATGTGTTCTCAAAGCGTTGCGGAACGAAGTTGACCTTGTCTGGTCCTTGTTGTTCCTCGAGCGCTTTTTGCGCGAGTGGTTCCATTTTGACGAACCATTGTAATGAGAGATACGGCTCGACGATCGCATCTGAACGCTCCGAGTGACCGACAGAGTGCAAGTGTGGTTCGATTTTGATTAGAACACCTTCTGCTTTTAAATCTTCAACGATTTGTTTTCGGCATTCGAAACGATCCATGCCTTCGTATTTCCCTGCGTTCTCGTTCATCGTTCCATCTTCATTCATGACGAGGACACGTGGTAATTCGTGGCGGTTACCGACTTCGAAGTCGTTCGGGTCGTGTGCAGGTGTAATCTTCACGACACCTGTACCGAACTCCATGTCGACATATTCATCCGCAACAATCGGAATCTCGCGACCAACAATTGGTAACGTGATCGTTTTTCCGACGAGGTGAGCGTAACGCTCATCCTTCGGGTTCACGGCAATCGCTGTATCACCAAGCATCGTCTCAGGACGTGTCGTCGCTAGTTCAACATGACCTGAACCGTCCGTCAGTGGATAGCTGAAGTGATAGAACGCACCTTCGATATCCTTATAGATGACCTCGATATCTGAAATCGCTGTTTTCGTCGCTGGGTCCCAGTTAACGATGTATTCGCCACGATAGATCAAGCCTTTTTCGTAAAGTTTAACGAAGACTTCTTGAACTGCTTCTGACAACCCTTCGTCGAGCGTGAAGCGTTCACGCGAGTAATCGAGTCCAAGACCGAGTTTTGCCCATTGTGCACGGATCGTTGACGCATACTCTTCTTTCCATGCCCAAGATTGCTCGAGGAATTTCTCACGACCCATTTCAAGACGTGATTTCCCTTCTGCTCGCAGTTTTTGTTCGACTTTTGCTTGCGTCGCGATACCAGCATGGTCCATTCCTGGTAGATAAAGGACGTCGAACCCTTGCATTCGCTTCATCCGCGTCAGCATGTCTTGTAACGTTGTGTCCCACGCGTGACCAAGGTGCAATTTACCTGTGACGTTCGGTGGTGGAATGACGATCGTGTACGGCTCTTTTTCTGGATCCTGATCGGCTTTGAAATAGTCACCTTTCACCCAAAAGTCGTACCATTTTTCTTCCGTTGCCTGCGGATCATACTTCGTTGGCATTGATAATTCCTGCATCCTGATCGCTCCCTTTTTGTCCATAATAAAAACGGCTTCTCTCGTCCTATGCTAAGGACGAAAGAAAGCCGTTGCTTTTTTCCGCGGTACCACCTTAGTTCATCCACAATCGGATGCCCTCGAGCCACGTAACGTGTGGAGGACGGATATCGCTCGTAAGACTCACGATACCAGCTCGTGGGGTGACCTTCCTCCTGTTCGCCCGTCACATCTTTCAGCCAAGGATGTGTTCTCTACACCGGTACGAATACAGGACTACTCTTCCCGTCATCGCTGTTGCCATTTTCTTCTTTACTTATTTTAGCCGAGAGTTCAAGCAATCGTCAAGAACTGCTTAACGACCAAATTCAACTTGGAGTTCTTGGAACGTCAATTCGACGGCTTCGATCGTCCGCTCGATGTCTTCGTCCGTGTGGGCGATTGACAGGAAGAGACCTTCGAATTGTGACGGTGGTAAGAAGACACCACGCGCCGCCATCTTTTGATAATACGAACGGAACATCTCAAGATTCGATGTTTTCGCTTTTTCGAAGTTCGTGACGCGCTCATCCGTGAAGAAGACACCGAACATCGCGCCTGCACGGTTCGTCGTCAACGGAATGTTATACTTCGCCGCAGCGTTCAGGTAGCCTTCTGACAAACGGCTCGTTTTCCGGTCGAACTCTGCATAGTGTTCTGGTTTCAATTGTGTCAATGTCGCTAGACCTGCTGCCATCGCGAGTGGGTTCCCGGATAACGTACCTGCTTGATAGATTGGACCTTGTGGTGCGATCTGCTCCATGATGTCACGACGTCCACCGTAAGCACCAACTGGCATTCCGCCGCCGATGACTTTACCGAGACACGTGATATCCGGTGTGACACCGAAATGTCCTTGGGCACAGTGGAATCCGACACGGAAACCGGTCATGACTTCGTCAAAGATCAGTAAAGCGCCGTTTTCTGACGTGATTTCCCGTAAGCCTTCGAGGAATCCTGGTTCTGGTGGCACGAAGCCCATGTTCCCAGCAGCCGGTTCGACGATGACACCAGCGATATCGTCGCCATGTTTTTCAAACGCGATCCGGACAGCATCCAAATCGTTGTACGGAACTGTCAGCGTCATGCTCGCGATTTGCGCCGGAACGCCTGGTGAATCTGGTAATCCGAGTGTCGCGACACCTGAACCTGCTTTAATCAAGAGTGAGTCACCGTGACCATGGTAACAGCCTTCGAACTTGAGGATTTTCGTCCGACCTGTGTAGCCACGTGCGAGACGAAGCGCTGCCATCGTTGCTTCAGTCCCTGAGTTGACCATCCGGACGACTTCGACCGACGGCACCCGACTGATGACGACTTCCGCCATCGCTGATTCGATTTCCGTTGGTGTCCCGTAGCTCCAGCCACGTGTCGCTTGTTCTTGGATCGCTGAAGTGACGATTGGATCGGCATGACCGAGAATCATTGGTCCCCATGACAGGACATAATCGATATACTCTTTTCCATCGATATCATAGAGCTTTGATCCTTTCGCATGATCTGCGAAAATCGGTGTCATCCCGACCGATTTATAAGCACGGACCGGACTGTTGACACCACCTGGCATGAGCGGGAGTGCCCGCTCGAATGCTTCTTTTGATTTTGAGTTCTGGTTAATTAAGCTCATTTCGACCCCTCCAGGTAACGACAAATGTCTTTTGCGAAATAGGTGATGATTAAATCAGCGCCTGCTCGTTTAAAGCCAAGCATCGTCTCAAGGACGATTCGTTCTTCGTCGATCCAGCCGTTCAAGGCAGCGGCTTTGACCATTGCATACTCACCCGATACGTTATACGCAACGATTGGTAGATCGATTCGCTCGCGCACATCACGAATGATATCCATGAACGCAAGTGCAGGTTTGACGATCATGAAGTCAGCTCCTTGATCGACGTCCGCTGTTGCTTCGCGGAACGCTTCGCGACGGTTTGCTGGATCCATTTGATAACCTTTCCGGTCGCCTTCTCCCGGTGCCGAATTCGCTGCATCACGGAATGGACCGTAATAAGCAGACGCGTATTTAACACCATAGCTCATGACCGGAATATGGCTGAAGCCGTTCTCGTCTAATCCTTGACGAATCGCTGCGACGAATCCGTCCATCATCGATGATGGCGCGATGACGTCGGCACCTGCTCGAGCTTGTGAGATGGCTGTTTTGACGTGAAGCGGTAATGACGCATCATTATCGACCGTTCCGTCG
This region includes:
- a CDS encoding DUF5057 domain-containing protein; its protein translation is MRQWVRLLVASLLIFSSFTYIHEPHSKAATGEKFKILEIRDDWSTTNRIDPGTTITSLSLLKELNTSQYEIKMMTVKELNASRFPLDGAFDAIVFDPSIFTGTDRYSITVSDTSKKHNTSKIENDITQLKANEILTNYIQKGLPVFLHADVLTHATSNFTSIFKPSMTSGAAIAYTDSKQVVSRLQSEKIERPRLSKVAVSQAGQSLTSVDKAAPASPDKPIDFNFTLDQTTANTRVHLYIDFNSNDQFEESEKVDEKPATVSGSLSYQFDAPSYTGPRNWMIKIVSEDGLTDYKTGSFLMKDQVAEAKILQVTRSGTNGSINGFMNSGTLLKQDGLYDFNVEVISADTFNKTYTTKNLNTAYDMLIFGFQDSYGAAALSDPASNAILDFTNTGQGLMLTHDTIFRPAQSSKPELFWETKFADLAGQKNFTNMGYSAPRKSGQAVKQNAGVMTSYPFALADTVAIATTHNQYFGLDLEQPDLIPWYNIRENNLSSSNQAAGRTIGDARNHYYMYTKGNVTYSGAGHTSSFNQQQEKELFSNTMYRAFIGANHKPLIKNILPTDKSSYLENEPLTISYQINDYDLQDRELKTRIYLDNEKVFENNKLKNNSFVSQSFESKLKGKTNVTIRIEAEDQRGAKAIETRTVQVVRPAVSAPFVLSRSIDPATILNGETAEISYTIKTTPMKQQEAIGENGYIKGKFSVTMENILFNEKLPSNLEVVSTSGLKDAIISGQSIKGYAPNIEYDEALDGIYQGQWVAKQSEITFKVKVKAKESAGIYTLDKKDNVLTSTKNVYKNETNRSDKLTTVNNDPQAFPTLGYALTPAFATSAKIPSVKMDITTPSYKVLPEINPTGSQYGTLKWSIVDPTIASIDEAGVIKPKKVGTTQIKLVVPVGNGKELTTTSNLVINDVFGGLIVRNVPDTLYVGETKSMTGLASMISGNETPIQWIITNDSHVKTNGLSKNTLDLTGKTPGTITVKAVVPAEAGSSTYLAQSTTYTIQVKLPELSVAPSNLELWVGSKQDVTATFKPNYPLPFTTSTLSSAIELIPTANGYTIKGKTGTPNGAVEALLTLTDFPDTVAKTLVRVRENPTSVTADDLIMTMKDENKRPLLGWFPETTTERFYRMEVTQGKEYVKIDPTGQALQPLRPGVARIKVTVLKENKDVLEVLKNDQKTPLSTTFKVTIGSDSGSTDLDGDVY
- a CDS encoding bifunctional folylpolyglutamate synthase/dihydrofolate synthase; the protein is MRTREDVLDWLSSLLAFGVKPGLERMQAMLLELQIDPDAIPTIHVAGTNGKGSTVAFLREMGIAEGLRIGTFTSPYIIQFEERIMLNGVPIAEDDLVAAAIAVQAAIQHIDPALGTVTEFEALTGLAFYYFNQIRPDFVIYEVGLGGLYDSTNVFKKPVAAIITSIGHDHQAILGDTLQEIALQKFGIIKQGTPVIAGKLQEELTVPLMAYCGDRNATLKWSQEAIIRYRLKETGTWATYDGIPETRLGLEGHHQVHNAANAVICARRLGWSKAAIRKGLREAKHPGRFEIISRKPRIILDGAHNPEGITALVERLKEESKPVTLLCSILRDKDRTAMLTQLRSITPDIYETTFDFPRARTMDELQKEGANVTTVEAFFGHLSADRTYVVTGSLYFISEVRQMYTNSFTK
- a CDS encoding valine--tRNA ligase: MQELSMPTKYDPQATEEKWYDFWVKGDYFKADQDPEKEPYTIVIPPPNVTGKLHLGHAWDTTLQDMLTRMKRMQGFDVLYLPGMDHAGIATQAKVEQKLRAEGKSRLEMGREKFLEQSWAWKEEYASTIRAQWAKLGLGLDYSRERFTLDEGLSEAVQEVFVKLYEKGLIYRGEYIVNWDPATKTAISDIEVIYKDIEGAFYHFSYPLTDGSGHVELATTRPETMLGDTAIAVNPKDERYAHLVGKTITLPIVGREIPIVADEYVDMEFGTGVVKITPAHDPNDFEVGNRHELPRVLVMNEDGTMNENAGKYEGMDRFECRKQIVEDLKAEGVLIKIEPHLHSVGHSERSDAIVEPYLSLQWFVKMEPLAQKALEEQQGPDKVNFVPQRFENTYVRWMENIRDWCVSRQLWWGHRIPAWYHKETGEVYVGKEAPADLENWEQDNDVLDTWFSSALWPFSTMGWPNTDAADYQKYFPTSTLVTGYDIIAFWVSRMIFQSYEFTGQRPFQDVLIHGLIRDSEGRKMSKSLGNGIDPMDVIEKYGADSLRWFLTTGSTPGNDLRFYWEKIEATWNFSNKLWNASRFALMNMDGLTFDQIDLTGEKSLADKWILTRLQTTIDDVTRLSDKYEFGEAGRILYHFIWEDFCNWYIEMAKLPLNGEDEAAKQTTRSVLAYTLDRIMRLMHPFMPFITEEIWQHLPHEGETITRAAWPTREASLDFPEAVPAFEAVQNVIRSVRNIRAEVNAPMSKQIQLFISTNDTRVQDDLSSNSSYLQKFTNASELRIEEQMPAPEKAMSAIVTGAELFIPLADLINIEEEIARLNKELVKYTKEVERVEKKLNNPGFVGKAPAHVIDEEKAKALDYTEKRQAVEARINELSH
- the hemL gene encoding glutamate-1-semialdehyde 2,1-aminomutase → MSLINQNSKSKEAFERALPLMPGGVNSPVRAYKSVGMTPIFADHAKGSKLYDIDGKEYIDYVLSWGPMILGHADPIVTSAIQEQATRGWSYGTPTEIESAMAEVVISRVPSVEVVRMVNSGTEATMAALRLARGYTGRTKILKFEGCYHGHGDSLLIKAGSGVATLGLPDSPGVPAQIASMTLTVPYNDLDAVRIAFEKHGDDIAGVIVEPAAGNMGFVPPEPGFLEGLREITSENGALLIFDEVMTGFRVGFHCAQGHFGVTPDITCLGKVIGGGMPVGAYGGRRDIMEQIAPQGPIYQAGTLSGNPLAMAAGLATLTQLKPEHYAEFDRKTSRLSEGYLNAAAKYNIPLTTNRAGAMFGVFFTDERVTNFEKAKTSNLEMFRSYYQKMAARGVFLPPSQFEGLFLSIAHTDEDIERTIEAVELTFQELQVEFGR
- the hemB gene encoding porphobilinogen synthase, which encodes MNTLEYARHRRLRHTASLRSLVRENQLHKSDLIYPIFVAEGEDIKREVSSMPGVFNLSLDHLTAEIEEVVALGIESVILFGVPHDHLKDEQGSGAFHDHGIVQEATRLVKKVAPQLTVIADTCLCEYTSTGHCGIVADGTVDNDASLPLHVKTAISQARAGADVIAPSSMMDGFVAAIRQGLDENGFSHIPVMSYGVKYASAYYGPFRDAANSAPGEGDRKGYQMDPANRREAFREATADVDQGADFMIVKPALAFMDIIRDVRERIDLPIVAYNVSGEYAMVKAAALNGWIDEERIVLETMLGFKRAGADLIITYFAKDICRYLEGSK